GGTGCTAGTGCTTCTCAGTTCCGACCGCTCTCCAGTAAGTCTGCCATGGACCCTCTAGGTGAGTAGAAGGTATCGGTGGAAAAGTTTAAAGCCATCTCCGTCTAGTTTTGTGCCTAATGTAATCTCTAAAATTACTTCACAGCCCTTGGACTTCGGGGCCCCATGGGAACACAGGGTGGCTATCCAGCTGCGTTTAGTATTGCTCATCCTTCTGTAAATGCTGAGGGAGCCGCAGCCTATGCTGGTCTTCACATCATGTCTCCACAGATCAACGGGGCAGCTGCTGCAGGAACGTACGGAAGATCCTCTTTAGTAAGTGACATCATTTTTAGCCTTTTTGTGCGTTACTTATTGAGGTGGTTTACTTCTTTTTACTAGGTTTTCTTACTCATTACTTCTGTTACCCTTGTAGGTTGGTTATGACCCCCATGCACACATGCGAAGTTTAGGGGCTGCTATTCCAGGAGCTGCATCTGGAAAACCGTGAGTGCTGGGGGTGGTTAACATTTGTTCTCCGTTATCTCTTACTAATCAGTGCCTTGGCAGCAAATACGGAGACATCACGACCATCTCTTGCATGATTACGATTGATCTTTTTCTTTGTTGCATCCTTTGGCGTTATTGGAATATCTATCATTATATGGATTAAGCGGTTCCCTGGTATAATTGAAGGGATTCAGTACACTTCCTGCCATTGTCTCTCCGGCTTAGCAGAATGCCACACTGGATTAAGTGTGTTGAATACACATTTTCATACTGTGTGGGCAGGCTAATGACTAGGTCGACGGATGACGACACAGATTAAATTGTGCAGTGAATTCGCACTTCTCTCCAGAATTACCTTGTGTTATGCCATACGTAACCGTTTTGGTGTGTGTAGACAGAAACATGAGCCATCCACACAGATCTTCCAGATCCTTAAAGCTTTAAAGAAACCACAGAGCACCACCCGTGCTTGCCCTTTGTCTGAACTTAGCCACAGACCCTTAAAGGAGACTTCTCGCCTAACTCTTCTTACTGCAAtaagttgtgtgtgtgtgtgtgtatgtatatatgtgtgtgtgtgtgtgtgtatatatatatatatatatatatatcattttttatttttcatttactgTGTAGGTTTTAAAAGGAAGCAACttttgtcctgtgtgtgtgtgtgtgtgtatatatatatatatatatatatatataaaaaatgtgacCTGTATTGAATAGTCTGCGTAATATCTCTACAGCCTGATATCTTTAAATCTGAAGATTCAAAAAAGTATGGCACAGTCTGCAGAAGGCATGATGGCTATGTGCTCTTTAGTCTTTGTAATATTTGATATGCAgcttcttaaaggggtggtctcacttcagtaaatggcatctttcatgtagagaaagttaatacaaggcactcactaatgtattgttatccatattgtctcctttgctggctggattaatttattCATCGCATTATCCACTGCTTCCAGGGGTCACTGCCTcagcgcagatacaaggtggcTGGGACCGGAGCTGATGTGCATGCATGGCTATGCACGCTGCCactgtcccagccaccagagaggctgcaaGCACTTTAggaaaaaatgaatgaagccagcagagGAGACAATATGGCAATATCAGaacacattagtaagtaccttgtattaatctacatgataaatgccatttgctgaagtgagacaacccctttaaagaagatgTCCCATATGGACATTAGAtaagccataaatgtccaataggtgtggatcccacctctgggaccccatcatgtgccaccaGGAATGGGAGAGAATGCTGCATGGCGCtatccattcactgcaatgggaatTTCAAAAACAGCTTAGCAACCGTGCTTGGCTATtgtcagaagtcccatagcagtgaatggtgaAATCTGCCTCCTTTCCATTTCTGACAATGGTGTCCCTGCAGCTGTCaggcattgatggcatatcctgtggatggACCACAAATATctatatgggataacccctttcaatGTTTTCCTCTTGCAGAGCTTACTCCTTCCATGTCAGCGCAGACGGGCAGATGCAGCCTGTCCCGTTTCCTCCAGATGCTCTAATAGGTTCTGGAATCCCCCGTCACGCTCGCCAGCTCCATACGTTAAACCATGGTGAAGTGGTCTGTGCTGTGACTATAAGCAACTCCACACGTCACGTCTACACTGGAGGCAAAGGCTGTGTAAAAGTGTGGGACGTTGGGCAACCAGGCACTAAGACTCCTGTGGCACAACTTGACTGCTTGGTAAGGCTCTGCTGAAGGATGCTGGTACTTCTGTAAATGTTCTCCTACTTTTACTTACCAGTTCTGCTTCTGACTGGGGCAACATTCAAGTGTAAGGAGCTGTATGTTGTACTGGCACCACACCACTTGGTGAAAAATCTTTGTTCTAGTGATTTTATGGGGGTTTAGCCTGTCCTCCAGGATCGGTAAAGTATGCAGTAACTTGGTGGTATGCCATTGCTTAATAATTAATGAATGTCTTGAGAGAGGTCTTCAGTGGAATATGTCCTTAGCGAAcacaaaatctgcatgtgttgGATGTGTAAAAACCTGACACATTTCCGCAATAGAATGAGCAGGTAGCGGATTTGAAAGTCTACAGCATGTTCTCATTCCCAGGTCTTGTGTCCAGTGTTGTGCAGTaggttttttaatataattttatttttctcctgtACAGAATCGAGATAACTATATCCGCTCCTGTAAACTCCTTCCAGACGGCCGCAGCCTTATAGTTGGGGGTGAGGCCAGCACTTTGTCCATATGGGACTTGGCATCACCCACTCCAAGGATAAAAGCAGAGCTCACCTCTTCTGCTCCAGCATGCTATGCTCTTGCCATAAGCCCAGATGCCAAAGTCTGTTTTTCCTGCTGCTCTGATGGCAACATTGTAGTTTGGGACTTACAGAACCAGACACTTGTCAGGTGAGACATGCCAATAGCAGTCAAAACCAAGGTTGTTCATTTCATAagtcatgttaaaggggttctgcagtttttttaaactgatgatctatcctctggatagatcattagcatctgatctgtgggggtctgacacccgggacccctgatgGTCCATTTTTGTTTGTCAGACGTGTAGCAGTTCTTTTGAGAAGTTTTTGGGTAGAAATCCAAAGGGAACATTAATAGGACAGCCCGAGGCCTACTTATGAAGCAAAAatgtaaaggggttctgcagtttttttaaaccgatgatctatcctctggatagatcattagcatctgatctgtggggggctGACAcccggcaggggtcccgggtgtcagatccctacagatcagatgctaatgatctatcctctggatagatcattagcatctgatctgtggggggctGACAcccggcaggggtcccgggtgtcagatccctacagatcagatgctaatgatctatccagaggatagatcatcagtttaaaaaaactgcagaacccctttacatTTTTGCTTCATAAGTAGGCCTCGGGCTGTCCTATTAATGTTCCCTTTGGATGTCTACCCAAAAACTTCTCAAAAGAACTGCTACACGTCTGACAAACAAAAATGGACCATCAAAAGCTTTATTACTACTACTTTTTTGCACGTTCTCATGTTTTGAAGTGTTCTTATATTACAATGTAGTTGGTGTAAAAGTAGTAAATTTTTTATCTATAAAGCTTGTTACACTCTTTCATAGGCAATTCCAAGGACACACAGACGGTGCCAGCTGTATAGACATATCTCATGATGGCACCAAATTATGGACTGGTGGTCTGGACAATACAGTTCGTTGTTGGGACCTGAGAGAAGGCAGACAGCTCCAGCAGCATGACTTCAACTCTCAGGTACTGGATGGAGCTAGGTGGTCATTGGGTGATTGTAGATAAAGAGCCTTCTGCGGATGGCCTTTGTAAACCTTATTTTCTCCCCCTATATAGATCTTTTCCTTGGGTTACTGCCCTACTGGCGAGTGGCTGGCTGTTGGGATGGAGAGCAGTAATGTTGAAGTATTGCATGTTTCCAAGCCTGATAAGTACCAGCTTCATCTTCACGAAAGTTGTGTCCTGTCTTTGCAGTTTGCTTCCTGTGGTGAGTACTGTAAGGGTGGAAAAAAGTTTTTCACCATTCCCATTTCAGTGGAATGTGGACGTGGATTCGGCACAAAATCCATCCCAAGAATGAACAtgtggcttttttttctctccaagcAGTGGTTTTTAAAACCACAAGTAGGAAGTAACCAAATCATGTAATTTACCATGTGGttctcccattgaaatcaatgggaggtGGAGTGCATGTATTTTGGGTTGCACCAAAAACTCTGCATGGACTGGTGGGTCAGGTAACAACATTGGGAATTTCGGCACACCTAAGCTGCTACCAGAGGTCTCTGCAAGGAGTTTGTCTTCCTGTTCTGCAGAGCatccatgtttgtgtgggtggTTTGTTGGCCATTGATGTAGTGTTTGGACAGCTTTTAGTTATCATTCGGGCAATTTCTAGCTGTAATTGCATGTGAATTGAGTTGTTTTAAAGCATATTGGAGCAGATTTACTACTACTGGGTTTATGCTTTCTTAATATAGCAATGAGACTGAAGATTCCACAAACTTGTATCACTACAAAGATGGTTTTGGTATCTAGAGGGAGATACttttccttaggctactttcacactggcgttaatattttcctgtattgagatcagtcatagggtctcaatactgggagaaaaactcttcagttttttgtccctattcattgtcaatggggacttaacggaatgctccaaaatgctttccgtcctgggatgtggagaaaGGCAGaactgtcatgacccacaatgcaagtcaatagggacgtatctgttttctgacacaatagaaaactgatccgtcccccattgacgttcagtggagttcatgacggatacgtgttggcaatgttaaagataatacaaccggatcagttcataacagatgcagacggttgtattatcgtgacAGAAtggtttttgctgatccatgacagatccagtaaaaacactagtgtgaaagcagccttaagaagaaaaactaatgcaGACCATTAACTCTGCACATTATGAATCCCTTTAGCCACATCCATTTACAGAAGTGCCCGGTGAGGTGCAAAGTGTCAGAAACCCTTAATAAATATGTTGCGCCCGGGATTCTAGTGTTTTTTGATTAATCTCTCCCGCTGTGTCCATTGTAAATATTCAAGCAGTGATGGGTCCTTTTAGGAGGTAAGCCAAGTTGAATGCTGCCCTAAAGGACCATGGGGAGTGAAATGACCGGGTCTCTTACTACGTACGGTTGCATTGACCAAATCATTAGTAACTAGCCCTTTTCTTTCTGCTAATTTGTGTAGCCAGCAGTAATTTCTGACCAGTCTGTGTGACTCCTGTATTTTGTACATGCGTCATTGCTGCAAGCCATAATGTATTTAATGGGCGCAGAACCAGGGATGCAAAGTGGTCCATCACCGTGAAGGCACCACAGGTTCTGCTTGGTATCAAACACATGCCCTCTTCGATCTGGCTGCGATGAGAAACAGTAATGAAGTATGCTAAAGAAATAGACTCTTCTACATTCtgcattgtttgttttttaaagagGGATTTCTACTTAAGAATATGTAGTTTGAGTGTTGTAGTTTATGGAGGTGACTCAAGATTGGCATTCCTTTTTCTTTAGGTAAATGGTTTGTAAGTACTGGCAAGGACAATTTATTAAATGCCTGGCGGACACCGTACGGAGCAAGCATTTTCCAGGTGAGTGATCTGTAATTGCTAAATACTGTGCAGTACATGGGCTTAAAAGCTGTTTCATCTCTGTATGAGCCATCTTCCAGAGACCCTCCTATTAGAGATGTCCACATTCACTGTATTGACTTGAATTTATTACATCTGGCATTGCATTATCTATAAATATTGTTACAGTACAGTGAAAGGCATCATAGTGCAACTTGGGAAGTTTAGAGCCTGGCACAAAGCAGCTCTTGGGGGCATATTGTCCATAGACACAAAACACTAGAGGGAACtcgttgacttctatgggagttaggcatgctctgtgacctgtgcagaagtcattgtacagggaggggGAGTTGATAAGTTGTAAGCTTGTTGTGAAAAGCGGATCCTGTGTTTTTATCTAGATAAAGGTGTCGTACGTCATTGTAGTTCTGCCTGTGATGACAAtgaaatgactgctgaaaagtgatctgtacagaacagAATTATCAGTCTAGGCCTGGTGTTAAATGTgaaattttatgtatttttttttttttttttttttttttttttttttttttccccgattCTAGATGGgggacatgattttttttttttttaaatgccccccttccccccccccccatatccaaaaaaataaatacaattaaaaTAGACAGACACACATTtacttctgatgacacattccccattaaaaataaaaacctgaaCTGAAGCCCAGGAGATGAAGGGATGGACACCACTCATACCagtggatctcctgcttctttaTATATTCGTGTGCAGGAATCTGACATCATTTTGGCTTTAGAATAAAACATGAGGCACATTTACTGATGTGATTGTATTTGCATTTATACAATATTATACAATGCACCCACACTTCACACACTTCATGTGCATAATTTTGCATTAAGTTTCAGACCTATTTGTGAAGCAAGTGCACCCAAATAAATCCCCCGCGCATAGATTGCCTGTTTTAGGTCTTCCAGCCTGTCAAGGGGGTGAGGCTTGGTGGAAAGGCGTGTGGCTTAAGATGCCAACCATTGGGCTTTATAAATTTAGATAAGTGTCTAGCATATAATGGTGTCAGACAGCGTGAGCCACGGTGACAGATTTGGCGTAACGTGAGACGCTGCTCTAAGTTTATGCTCTCTACATTTCACTCCTGCAATTTTTCATCAccttttttaaagaggacctgtcacctctcttgaGGTTTTAGCAACTGTATACATTCAGAAGCATTTATTCTTAGGACCATGTTGTGGCAGTCTGCAGGAAAGGTTcacctgggtgttaccagttaggggtgtgtccctgtacagtcagacactggcagcactgattggttagtgtcagactgtgcagggatgcACCCTCCCCCCTTGCTATTCATTCATAAACCTCATAATACAAGAAGAGATAATCtagaatagttattacatgggtAGTAATGTAGGGTTATTAATGATCATTgcatgttaaagggaatgtgtcataagatgaccttttttatatttaaatttttcacaGATCACTATGCCTAAAATGTCAagttttcctgttctgtacagtaaaaaaaaggtccctgccttctctatggggagccCAGCTGTCACTTACGGCGGGCTCCCCGCTCCATGCAGCTGCTAACTCTGCAAAAGACGTTCAGAAACCTCTTTGCAGATGTTTAGCCAGCCAGTGGTCCTCGGGTGGTTAAAGGAAATGTACACAGCCCATTTAAGTTTACTCAGGCCACGTCTTCTGTaacagttatattttttttttttctttgcagtcaaAAGAGTCTTCATCTGTTCTGAGCTGTGATGTTTCCACTGATGACCAGTTCATTGTCACAGGTTCTGGTGACAAGAAAGCCACAGTCTATGAGGTTATCTACTGATGGCCTCTGTCTTCTACTTGGGTTCCCCTTCTACTGCACGGACCCAcaaagggggattatctgttctTTGGGTTAGTTCTGTTTTTAGGTGTATATTTTATCAGTATTGGCCAGCGTGTATTTAATAATAAAACTGGAGAAAATAACTATTGCGTCTTGTCTTTCTCATGTTGGTGCTTTGACCTTCAAGGCAGCGGTGGGAAAAGGGCTATTGAGGTTCATTGGTCTCAAGTAGAAACTTGCACtatcccaaaaagtgttttttttttttttttttttttaatcagacctAAAAATAATGGTTGCAAATATAAAGTATCATTAAGTCTAATTTATACATAATTCATCAAGTGGAGCGAACATTTCTATAGCCGCACCACTAGGACATTTACATTGCAGAGACATGCTACAtatttatgtaaatttattgGTATGCTTCTAATGATTGACGCTCCAGTGGGCAGCGTGTAGCAATGCTATTGTCCCTGCAGCAGCCAATCGGTGACTGAGCACACTGGTGGTTCTACGGGAGCTTTGTACACCAGTAGAAGTATTTGCATGGCATTACTGTATCCATTTGGCTAGCTATGCTGTGCAATGGAGCTTACACAATttgagttagtttttttttttttgtttttgtttttttaatcggAATTGGAAATGTCACAGCTCCACTCCATCCAAATCAAGTGTGGCACAGCACCGCTGGATAAAACAAGTTCATGTCTGCTAAGCAGTGGGGGGCCATGACTGGCAAAATAGCCACCACAATTTTGTTGCAATGTAAGCCAACTAGTAGTTGATATAAAATTATACAAACGTGTCTAACCATGCCTAAAATGCATCATCTGTCCGTAGCTACTGTGATAAATTTACACAGCACTGTGTCTCAACCTGCGGGGGAGGGGGGTATATGCTGCAGGGTAAGTGGGACACGACGGCACAATACTTTATTGCTGGTTACGAAGACTGTTCTATATTCAACTTCATTGCCAAACTCGGGGTGGCGAAACATTTGAACACTGCGGTGGGTCGTGGGAGCTGATGTCTCCCTCCGCCTTCATTCACTCATAGGCCATACGATGCCATTGCGACCGCCAGGATGCCTGTGTCCTACACCACATGGCAGATAgaggcatgtttttttttcctttatttttctttGCCACTCTGGAGGAGCAGTGAGGGCAGTCTGGAAGAAAATTATtactattcgtggcagttttggCAGCACTATTACTGTGCCAGAATGCCTCCCACAATATCAgcatggcagtattattttggGGAGACACTGTTTACGGCATTATTACTCAGGGGTTTGATTTTCTGGGCACTTATTTTAgagggcactgtgtggcaatTATTGAAGAGGcagtatctgtgtggtagcaTTTTCAGGGAGACTAGCTGTTTCTGCAATATAACGTGGCTTTGGGGAGTACAGCATGTACATTATTGGAGGTTGGCAGCAGGATGACGCTAGGGGCACCAGGATTGGGAGTTTGCATTGGAAAGATGGGGGGGATGATGGGAAAGTGAAGAAAGATGTTGATGTGGCAGAGACAAGATGTGGCTGGAAGTAGTAGTCATGGTGGTCTAGGCTGAatagagaagaggaaagagaaggcctACAATCAGAGGAGACACTGGATGCATTAGGTATGTagtactgtattctcctgtatgtttactGCACAATTCTCTTCACCAAATCTGAAGGAACTGCTAATGGGGACTCTGAACAAAGTCTTTGACAGCAACATGAAAATAGCCTTATTTTAACATTTATCGCTGATCCTTTCCTTGGGAGTATCCAGTTGTAACTTCTTGTCACTAGGAGGTACTCTGCATGAAAAGGTTGAGAAACTGCTCCACAGGATTAGGAAATCCGTCCCACTAAGAGACAGCCCTAAGCAAGCTATGACTATGTTATGGCTCAATACATTTTAATCTGAAATGGAGATATCCTGAATGAATGGGTGACAAGAGCATACATGCTCAGCAGCCAGAAGACCATGCAGACCAGAACATCACATGCATATGTTTTTATGATTACTAAGCTTAGGGAATTGATCTAGAGCTGCTACCCTTTTTGTGCTAAAACATTCTTCAGACTTTGGCCCTATTTATATTATGTCCTAGTTCTTCTGCTGATGTTACTTGGCTGTTAAGAAATCGGTATCAAGAGTTCTTGCACAATATAATACAAAAACAAGTACAATAAATGCGCTGAGTAAGGCCTTAGtcacagttatttccatcagtaattctaTGCCAAAACAAGGTGCGGGTCAAACACGCCAAGCAGGTGCAAgtttttccattataccttatctctgtgtaggcttcacttctggttttggctcatgatcactgatggaaatcactgataacagactggtacagagagggagaggaacCTGCCTATGAGGGCTTACAGAGGAGCTGCTCAGGTGGGATTTCCTGAAGAGCTGGGTTTTCATGTTCCTGTTGAATGTTGCGATTGTGGGGGGAGTTGTGTTGGGGTAGGGAGTTCTAGAAATGCATGGGAGAACTCCTAGCTGAAGTACATTTGTCATTTACGCCAGTAAACTGACGTCAATGGTTGTGAATGTGCTGGGGCCACTCCACTGGCGAGACTGACTTAAAAATGCCAGTTGTGCCTAAATTTCGGTGCAGTGATGCTCAAAAACACAAGGAGGGGGTTTGACTTTTTTACATCAGTTTCTTGGGTAGCTGGTCATAATGGACTGGCAGAGGACATGGTGGATTAACCGCTTCTAATGCAGTTCAAGGTGATATCAACAAAAAGTTAGAAATCTGCATCTCTGCAAATTCCACAGACTAGTTGAGAAACCCAACACTGAGTTCCTCATGTAGGTATTTGACACTTTAATAATTTGCTTGACCCCTTCATACATATTTCTTATCTAATtcatgaagaagaaaaaaaatgtatagccTGGTGTTGAaggagaattaaaggggttagctcatcaaaaatgttaaaatactTTTGGAATTGCATGTAATTTTTGTATAGTCagttattcaattaaatgtatctctatagcaccacctgctgttaatgtcattatttctctgtccacctcactgaagaGGTCGCACacactcagttccatccttcagctgccacctgtatctactgttagaagctgtgacaaggGTACAACCACATGGCACGATAGTAAAGGTTGCGACTTCGCCATAAAGTTTGCGGTTCTAATTAGAGCCCATTGTGACTTGTGCAGCCACGACATGATTGTGGCACGTGGCTGTACCCTTACAGGCTACAACACAAAGGACATGCCCCGTGAACTGAGAGAGGgcgagctgcagtagaaagagcAGCCTGAAATGTATCTAGTAGAACAATGGGTggtgggagatctctggatccatgtgaggtacagggctggttctagctttgttagagactgTCCTGTACTAcatgatgatattttttttttctacattaaaGGATAACTTCATTAAAGGCCTCATCCAAACCCACAAAGAAAAGTGTTAATGGAACAATTTGcacatgttctgtgttttggCTTATAAACACTGATTCAAAATGtgcaagtgtgaacgaggccgAAGATGTGATTCCCACTAAAAGATTTGATTTCATCTGTATGTTTAGAGCAAAATGGATTGGAAATCTTCATGCAGTGCAAGCTGACCTTTTCCAAAGACTTTTGGGAACacttttctgttttcctgtgccaggatcagaccctgttcTTGGCTGAGATGATCTCCAAGGCTCTAGTGCTTGAAAGAAGAATAAACATATACAAAAATGACCTAGAAATAGCACCGTCTGTAGCAGCCACTGCCTTCTACACCAGCCCTCCAAATGTAACTGATGCTCGGTGAGAAGATGAGCAGCACTCTGCTTGGGACAACCAAGCCCCCAACATACCGCCTCTTCTGTACTTCTTGCAACGTTGAAGGAAGACAACCAGTAAAGAAGCCCCTTTAGGTGCAGTGTTATCAGGTGACCACCTTGGCGAGCATGCTGGCATATGTCTGACCACACAAGTTAATACAAATAATATTCTAAATAGTGCTCCTCTTTTTCCATTGTGCCAGCACAAGAAAATTGACCACATTGTGAGACTTGGCCAGCAAGGTGCCATGCAAGAGTTAAGGATGAACAAatgaggcctagttcacacagcGATTGTAAGCCAAAATCTGGTTCGGTCAAAAACGCACAACGGGGGTAAATCTTACCCTTATACCTTTTAACTCTGTGTAGGCTCTGGTTTTGGATTACAATCGCCTATGGAAATCACTAACAGTATGAAGTACGCCTAAGGCTCGAACATGCTTTTAACCCTTTCGAATTCTGACACCTGTATCCTCTGCAGTGAATCTGCTGCTTGTAGTATCCTGCAAGGAATATTCTAGCTGTCAGTTCTTGGCCTGCATGTGAGAACATCTCCTGACTGTAGGAACAGGTCCTAATGTGCTCTGCAATTAATCCATCCTCTCTGCCTGGAAGCTAAATGGCTCACTCAGGACTAATATAGGTCTAACTCGCATTACTGTGtccatgatttatttttattttttgctaggcTTTCAAAGGTCCCTACACACATTTGCTCTGGAGTTTTTTGCCACTAAAAAAATCCATAGAAACTGTCCTCTCCTCCATAACGGAaacagggcggatccgttttgcagccatagacttctattatgacggaatgcctctaaaggcattccgtcatagaattgcgttatggtctgtggtagcggaatccataactcaattcaccttttaccaccaatgggtgaacgaatttcataacctgtaattcgctcatctctagttacagcCTTTAGGGctagggtgcacaacctgcggcccatgGGCCAAATGCTGTCCTCAATAGCCTTCTATGCGGCCCCCCCCACCCATCTGGTAACAGATGTGTATAATTAGGTCTTGTGGatgctcacatgcatttttcatgtattctcccattagataggagtcctggaagtgcAACTAGACATTTATCATATAcaatgatccctcaagatacattgGCCTCAGCACAATGTTTTCAACATATATCTGTCTTTTCTGGGCTACATGTTCTGTAATGGaccctgtctgtgccaggatgagctgtTCCTTTGGACACCAGGTGTgccgtcaggtcacagtacacagtgggacccaggagaagccatggAGCGGTGAGCCCTGGATATGTGGTGCCGTCCAGAgctagcaagtttttttttttttttattaacatctAATTTGAAGTCGGATGGGGGTATGATGATCAGAGGCTGATGGGGTCTAATTTGAGGGCTTGGGGGTCCcatctgaggctgattggggcTGGAGGGTTTGATCTGAAGGTGGGGCGGTCTGatgggaggctgatctgaggctagtgGAGGCTAGGTGGGTCTGATGGGAGGTTGATGGAAGTTGAGGGGTCTGAGtttgggatctgatctgaggtctgatggaaaatatttgttttcttattttccttcttcAAATCCTACATGTctgaaaaatgttttgtttttgtttcgtttttttccCCAGCCCTTGGAATTGGCTTAATCTGTCAATGTGGCCCCCAAACAGACAAG
This portion of the Bufo gargarizans isolate SCDJY-AF-19 chromosome 1, ASM1485885v1, whole genome shotgun sequence genome encodes:
- the LOC122920348 gene encoding transducin-like enhancer protein 1 isoform X1 — translated: MEPYVGAPGGSYLCVMADGTADRLPGANFMRGPYFSLRQVLPPEKMFPQNRPPTHLQASVAAGAGSGPPQSLKLTYPETLDRIKEEFQFLQSQYHSLKMECEKLATEKTEIQRHYVMYYEMSYGLNIEMHKQTEIAKRLNVICAQLVPFLSQEHQQQVVQAVERAKQVTMAELNAAIGHQLQAQHLSHHAPPIPLTPHPSSLQSHNLAAATSASSLLALSGVLGLQSQLAAKEGLADSEHRDRDPGPSCLTLPNGERVRTLSDYLNSNKKRKTEEKDFGTDYGSDADRSEDNLVVDEDPASPHSVHSYSSRENGVDKSNLQRKDPPSASPNSMTSSSSVSPSRSKDLPTQVEKAGTPGLKSSTPNSQSDMSTPGPSGASASQFRPLSSKSAMDPLALGLRGPMGTQGGYPAAFSIAHPSVNAEGAAAYAGLHIMSPQINGAAAAGTYGRSSLVGYDPHAHMRSLGAAIPGAASGKPAYSFHVSADGQMQPVPFPPDALIGSGIPRHARQLHTLNHGEVVCAVTISNSTRHVYTGGKGCVKVWDVGQPGTKTPVAQLDCLNRDNYIRSCKLLPDGRSLIVGGEASTLSIWDLASPTPRIKAELTSSAPACYALAISPDAKVCFSCCSDGNIVVWDLQNQTLVRQFQGHTDGASCIDISHDGTKLWTGGLDNTVRCWDLREGRQLQQHDFNSQIFSLGYCPTGEWLAVGMESSNVEVLHVSKPDKYQLHLHESCVLSLQFASCGKWFVSTGKDNLLNAWRTPYGASIFQSKESSSVLSCDVSTDDQFIVTGSGDKKATVYEVIY
- the LOC122920348 gene encoding transducin-like enhancer protein 1 isoform X2; translation: MFPQNRPPTHLQASVAAGAGSGPPQSLKLTYPETLDRIKEEFQFLQSQYHSLKMECEKLATEKTEIQRHYVMYYEMSYGLNIEMHKQTEIAKRLNVICAQLVPFLSQEHQQQVVQAVERAKQVTMAELNAAIGHQLQAQHLSHHAPPIPLTPHPSSLQSHNLAAATSASSLLALSGVLGLQSQLAAKEGLADSEHRDRDPGPSCLTLPNGERVRTLSDYLNSNKKRKTEEKDFGTDYGSDADRSEDNLVVDEDPASPHSVHSYSSRENGVDKSNLQRKDPPSASPNSMTSSSSVSPSRSKDLPTQVEKAGTPGLKSSTPNSQSDMSTPGPSGASASQFRPLSSKSAMDPLALGLRGPMGTQGGYPAAFSIAHPSVNAEGAAAYAGLHIMSPQINGAAAAGTYGRSSLVGYDPHAHMRSLGAAIPGAASGKPAYSFHVSADGQMQPVPFPPDALIGSGIPRHARQLHTLNHGEVVCAVTISNSTRHVYTGGKGCVKVWDVGQPGTKTPVAQLDCLNRDNYIRSCKLLPDGRSLIVGGEASTLSIWDLASPTPRIKAELTSSAPACYALAISPDAKVCFSCCSDGNIVVWDLQNQTLVRQFQGHTDGASCIDISHDGTKLWTGGLDNTVRCWDLREGRQLQQHDFNSQIFSLGYCPTGEWLAVGMESSNVEVLHVSKPDKYQLHLHESCVLSLQFASCGKWFVSTGKDNLLNAWRTPYGASIFQSKESSSVLSCDVSTDDQFIVTGSGDKKATVYEVIY